AGTTCTGAGAGAAGACCCTCTTTGCTGTTCATGATATGATGGCCCTGAGGGTGATGGCCATCCAGGGTTATAATGAGCCCAAATGCTTTTCTGCTGGCTCCTGACTCCCTAAgtgggcagcagcagcagaaaatCCATCCCCAGCCCTCTCTGGACAACTGCCGAGCTGCAACTCCTCCCCCATCAGAAACCCTGGCTGAAGAGCTCATTATGAGTGTGGAGAAGTTTCTGCCTCCATCTGTTTCTCTGTGGTGACATAAGAGTGAAGGCCAGTGTTGAGGAAAGCTCAGGTCACTCATGAAGTTGACCAAAGGTGCCCAAGGGAGCAGGTTCTATTGGAGGCCCTTTCCCTGAAGGATATCAGTCCTAACAGAAGTCATGTCACAGGACTCCCCACTCCCAGTCCTCAGGGTCATGACTGAGAGAGCTGTGCTTCAGAGACAAATCCACAGGGGAGGAGGTAAGGCCCAAACAGCATCCGGGGAGCACTGTTCTCCGAGGCAGGCCAAGGGCCTCAGGGAGGCCTTAGTCTTTCATCCAAAATGCCCTTTCCCACTGACTAAAACTTCAAATATATTTCAGGTGATTCAAATAAAAGCCGAAGTGTTCAATTGCCTGGGAGACACCATTGGCTGATTTTCTCAATGGAATGCCTGTTTTTTTGACTGGGCCACAACTTGCCGTTTCAGTCTCACCACTTCCCCCGGCCACCTGCCCCACCCATGCTGCTCACACAACCCAAAGTGGGCCAGAGTCAACTCACTTCTTCATGAGGAAACGGTTGATGGTTTTCTGCTTCCGCATCACCTGGACAATCTTCCGGTTCAGGTAGACAAAGAGCGCTCCACCGAAGCCACTAGCAATACTGGAGAGGGAAGAAGCACCTGGGTGAAAGGAGGTCTTCCCTCATTTACCTCCTCCTCTCCGACTCACCCCACTCCCTCAGCTCCTCACCCAATGACAGCAAAGGCTGGCAGCTCCTGGAGGTCGAAGGGGAAGTCGAGCCGGAACCGGGTTTTGAATAGAGCCGTAATGGTCTCTGAAGGGAAGCAGAGTAGCAGAGGAAGGTGGGTGCAGCCACGAGAGTCTCCAAACCCCAGCCATCTCGGGGGCTCCCCTCATGCCTCAGGTCCCCTCACCTTCATCGCGGTTCCAGACTGCCAAGACGCGGAAGATGAAGGCACTGAAGGTGGCAGCAAAGAAGCCCCGCCAGTAGTTTCGCACTGCGAAGAAGGTGGAGGTGACCTCGATGCTGAACAGCACACCTGCGGTGCAAGGAGAGCACCACTTGAGGCCGTGGCCTGGCCTAAGGTTGCAGATGCAGATGAGAGGGGCAAAGGAGGCAAGgccaagggcagggctgggctggcctgACTGCCTACCCCCAATGGGTGCTGCAAAGCAGCAGCCCACTCCCACAGCACAGGCGGCAGCCAGCATCTCTGTGTTCCGGGATTCATTCTGGTGAGAATGGTAGAAAGGGGAGTCAGTGTGGGCTCAGCAGCCcatccttccctctgcctcctcccagggTCCCCCTTACCTCATAGATGCCCCCAAATAGGGAGAGGAACTTGCTGAGGAGGGCGGCACACATGCTTGCAATATGCACAAAAGGGCCCTAGGGGGTGCGGGCAGGTGGTGAGTGTGGAAGGGGCACCCCCTGATCTTGGTCTGGCTTCCTCCTCCTTTGGGGGGGCTCCCTTGTTTCCCAATCTACACTCACCTCCTTGCCAAGGGGCATCCCGCTGCCGAGGGCACAGGTCAGCCCGATGACCTTAGCTACAAAGGTTTTGAGGGTGAGGTATTCCTTCAGCACCACTCCCCGCAAGATGGTCTTCATCTCGGGGATGCCGGACCCTGGAGAGGGTACAGTCCTAGGAGAGTCACTTGATATGCCCATTTCAGGAGGTCCCATCTCGCCCTCGCTTTCTCTCCTACTGTACCGACAGCCTGAGGAGCCAGGATCTGTGTGAATCCAGCTGAGAAAGTGATGAGGACGACGGGGTAGGTGACCCAGGCCAGGTACTGGAGCAAGAGGCTAGTGTTCAAGCCCCGGGACATCCACTGCTGAGCTGTGGGGAGAGGATGTGCTACTGGAGCTCCGATGTGCATACCCAGTCCCTGCCTGGCCACTGAGGTACTGATGTGACAAGCTGTCCCAGGGAATACCACACGGAACCCGGGCACAAGGGGTAGAGAGGAGGCTGGGGACATTCACTGGGACAAAGATCACTATAGGTAAGAGGGTCAGTTGGACAAGGGAAGGAAGAAGTTGTGGCCTATGGGAGTGGCAATGATTATGCCTGAAGACGGGGCAGTAAGGCTGTCCAGAGGGAGTGGCCAGTGGCCAAGATACTTGGACAAGTGTGGCACGGAGGAAGCAGGTGGGTTCTTCCCAGCACTCCCCCGCCAGCCCTTGTCCTCACCCTGCAGGCAGGCAGCGATGGCATAGTCCATGGCCCAGCTGACCAATGCCATGACGAGCCCCAGCAGGACCAGGAAGATCCAGTCTTCACCAACCCTGGACACTAGGAACTTATGGCAGTGTACGGTGCAGactgggagcagggaagggaagaaaggggagGCTGGCACCGAAGTGgtcctccctctgtccccctcCCTATGGGCAGCTATAGTGGTTTCTGATCCCCTCAGCACAGCACAGCCAAGTTCCCTGCCCCAACCCAGGTCTCACTGTGGCATCGGGCACAACGGCTCTGTCCATATTCCAGGAGCTCTGGGGTAGCCCGAGGGGAAGGTGGACCCCTCCAGGGCTCAGGCCCTCCCAGGCGGATCCGAGCAGCTTCCTCTTTGGCAAAGGCCCCAAGGTCCTGAGTATACCGGCCATACATCTGAGCAATAGAGGAGATGGGGGTTAGCAGGCATGGGCTGAGTGGGGATGTAAGGGAGAGCTCCTGGGGCCTCTACTCCCCTTCTCCCAGCTCCCACATTATACCCTTCTTAAACCCACAGTCCCCACTTCGGCTTAGGGTGTGGGAACAATGCACACTGCAGACTGTGGGGGCTGTCCTGGCTGGAGTGATGGAAACAGCCAAGGTACAGGGACACAGCTCTGGGGGTGGCAGAATAATCGGTCCTCTTCTCACAGGCCTGGGGTGGTACTGGGTAGGAGGAGAACTGAAGAGGAGTGGGAGGGAAGGCTCCAGAGGAGGAAAAGATGGAAAAACCTAAGGCAGTCTGaaagtgggaggagggaaggtCAGAGAATAAGGGATGGTCAAGGACACATGGGTAACAATAAGGGCCTCAGGGAACTGGGGGCAGCTGCGTTGGGCCTAGGAACAGGCGGGGCCCCAATCCTTATCACGTTCCTGCTGGGCCTCTGGCCTGTGACTGACTCAGCTgcacccctcccacccaccctaaTCCCCTTGTCCCctttctccacccccaccccccaccagcctGCCTACCCAGCTGGGAGTGGAAAGTCTCTCTGGGTGGGTGGAGAGTGCTTGGTGGTCTCAGCGCCACTCTGGAGCTGCCCTGAGTCCAGTGGCGGGCTGGGGGACAGCAGAAGCTGATGGCTGGGCTGTGACTGTGGACACTGGGGTGATGGGATGGGAGAGTGGCTGAGCCATGGCTAGACCTGCCAAGCTGGGcgtgtgttggggggtggggaggagtagaTTCCGGCTGCCACCCGCAGAGCTTCGGGACACAAAGGGCTCCtgttggggctggggtgggggggcagagggagggaaagatagagacacaagagagagagagagtgatagagagcaaggagagggaggaaagggaaccagagacaggaggaagggggagaTGAGAGGCCGGTGGAAGgggcagagaagagaaaggagaccagagaggcagaagggagggggaaaagagagaaagtagaGTATAAAGAGGCAGACTCAGCGAAGGAGGGGGaggtgagtgtgtgagagaaagacaaaggaaTTGGAAGGACAAGGGGGAGAGGCTGAAGCAGACAGTACTGGGGAGAGAGCTTGAGTCTGAGAACTCATTCCAGAGATAGAGACCAGGCAAAGGAGATGGAGAGGTGGTTGGTGTAAAGATAGACACGATTTCAGAGGCCAGGTGCCTGGCTTCCTTGGCCAATGCCCCATTCTTGGTCTGTGTAAATTGACAGACACTTTCCACCCTATGTAAAGGCTTACCCCTCTACCCTTgctccacccccatccctgccACCTCTCCTTGTCATCCTGTTTCATCCAGTCACTATCTTGTAACTGGGCACCTCCCAGCCTCAGTTATAGCCCAGGCCCCCTCCTCCTGAAGAGattccttccctgcctccttcctgggcAAATTCCAGCCTGCACTGATAAAAAAGAGCTACAGGGCCCACTCCCTTCCCTAGACTTTGGGTCCCCCACCCCAATGACACAAGCAGGAGCAATAAGTTTCTCAAACACTGAGTTACAGTGGTGGCCATGAGTCAGCTCAGAACCCCAGGACCCCTGCTTCTAATGATGTTAAGGGACGGTCCTGGGCTGAGTAGGGGCTATATAGACTCAGCATGAACAAAGGTCCCAATTCCCACACCCATTCCTGCTTTACCCATTCTCCATAAAACTCCTGTCCCTAAGGTGGCAGGCCACATTTTCCCAGAGAATTGACCAAAGGGTTCCTGTCAATGCTGGGTTGCCAGACCCTAGGAGTAAGGGCAAGGGCTGGGTTTGGGTCTGATCATCCTTCTATGCACATCGCAGAGACAGAAGGAGTCTTGGATAGTGGAGATAGGAGTGTACAGAAAGTTCAAGGATGAGAGTGGTCTGGAAAATGGTAGTGGGGTGCTGAGACTTGGACCCAGGTGGTAGTGGGGAGGAGCAAAGAAAATGTTGGAAGGTGGGTAAAGGGCAGGACATCTGGAACTAGCACCTGAAGTCCTTGTCCTCTGCAGGCCCCCAGCCTCGGCCAGAAACCTGCATGCAGCTTTCCACCCCTTAGCCCTTCAGCCTCTCAGgccctcaagcctcagtttccccagcttaGAGGGCTGGAGTGGGATAAGGCTGGGCCCCAGGACCTCGCGCTTCTACGGGTAACCAGGACCAGCGGTCCAGGAGCACATTCCTCAGGGCTCCGCTCGGCTTCACTTACCAGGGTCTGCTCGTACTGCAGCGCCCGCGGCTCCATCCCTTCCTCCGCCACCCCCGCCGCTCCCGCGGCAGCCGCCATCTCCGCTCACAGCCCTCTGGCCTCCCGCGGCGGCTCGGGCTCTGGCCCGGACTCGACTCCCGACCCGCGGAGCCTGCGCCCACACTCGTCCCGTTCCCGCAGCCCGGACGGCCGAGTGCAGAGTGTGGCGGGCCCCGGGCGGGCGCCGCTGGCGGAGCCTCCCGCTCGCGTCCCCTCCTCGGCGGGCGGGCCGAGGGCGGTGCCCTCCGTGCTGCTCCGCCCGCCGGCCCATCCACAGGAGCCGGCCCAGCCCGGCCGGGGTCCAGGTTGGGGCCGCCTCCCAGGCTCCGGAGAGGCAGCAGGGGGCGCTTGGAACGCGCGAGCCCGCGCCCGCTCTCCGCAGAGGCCGGTGATTGAAGAGGGGAGTCCGGGGCCAGAGCCGAGGCGGGTCCTTCGGCACGTGCAGGGGCCTGGCCAGGCCGGGTCTGTGGCTCTCTGCGCCTGGGCGGGAGGGGACTGAAGATGCCGGGCCCAGTAAGGCCTGAGCCCGGGGGCTGCAGAGCCGTCTCAATCAGACTTTGGGGCCCAATCTCTCTCTCAGGAGTGGCTCCCTCTCTTGCTTCTCCGGCGGGGCCAATGGCCCAGACCAGCTTGGCCTGACCCCTCTGCTCCGTCGAGGGGTGAGAAACAAAGCTAGAGGGACTTGGAGGGGGACGCTAGACCCAGAAGGGGATGCTTGGAACTGGGACCCTCGGTCTTTCTCacccccttcctttctccttcccttctttgCGGCTCCCCCAGGGAGCATCCTGGCCGGCAGAGTGTGCGGGGGCGGggtggtgggtggaggtggggaggtaaCGGGAAGGGGTGAGGCCAGAGGGAAGGGAGGTCTAGGTGCCAAGGAGGccgctcctgggaggcgggcgtgGGGGAACAGAGGTCGTTTCTCCCTGACAAGGCCCAAGGAGAAACCCGAGTAGCTGCTGACATCTAGCCGCCATCGGGGAACAGTCTGCTGGGGCTCTGTGTTCTCCATCAGGGTCGGGAGAACGATAGAGCAGAGGGTGGGGTAAGCGCAAGGTGGATGGACAGTGTCAGAGATAGTGTCAGGGGAGAGGCCGGTGCCCAGGAAACAGGCAGTGTGGGAAGGAGGCAGTTCCAGGGTGAATGGGCACGTGGGAGGCAGAGGGGTTCCCAGGAGGAGGAAGTAGTGACCAGGAAGGGGGCAATGTGAGAACCAGCACCCTAGAGGAAGGGGAAATGTAAAGGAAGAGGTGGTATCCGTAGGATAGGACAGTGCCAGGATGAAGGGGTACATAGGAGATCAATGTCCAGAGAGGGCTCTGGTAGGGGTAAAGGCAGAACCTTGCTGAAGAGGCAGTGCTTGAGGAGGGCAGTGTGAAGGGGTTAATGCCATGCTGAAGGGGCGGTGAGAGGGAGGAGAGCAAGGGTGAGGGGGGTGCAATACCAGGGGAGGAGACAGTGCAGGCTTTCCTCTTTCTCATGGTAATATCATGGCAAATTCCCAAACTGGATGGACCCAGCTCGGGTAACACCCAGCTGGGCCGAGCCGGCCCTGGCCAGCCTGGGGGGGCCTCGGTGCCAGCTGGAGGGGCTGGGTACTGCGCCCTGCCGGGGGCAGGGTTCTGCTCCGCTCGCCCTTCGCGCGGACTGTGGCCTCGGCAGGCTCGGACCGGCAGGGTAGGGCCAGGGCTGGGCTTCTCTGGGCCAGAGATCAAGGTCCCTGGCTGGGATAGGCCCCCAAGCATTCCAGTCTTCCTGACCCGGCTTCTGAAGAGGGCGCAGTAGAGCCTCCGGAGAGAACGTGCCACCACGCCACCTCGGCCGGGGGTGGGACCTATGGTGTCCCCGCCCTGGGGCGGAGTTATCTGGACCTAAGACCCGCCCTTAAAGCTGAAGCCTCTTGGAAACAATAGTTCGGGGCGGAAGTTAAGAAGCCCCGATAGCCAGGCGGCGGAAGTGGCCGTGTGACTGCTTGTCCGTGCGCATGCGTCATCCTAATTCTTTGCTGCCGCTCTTCAAGCgctgcttttcctgtttttccgCTCTTTTTCTCCACGCGAGGGGGTGCGCGTACCCCTAGCCGTGGTCGCGCGCTCAGCGCCTTTTCTACTCTCGTGGACTCCTCACCATGGCGGGCATCCTGTTTGAGGATATTTTTGATGTGAAAGACATTGATCCAGAGGGCAAGAAGTTTGACCGAGGTAAGTAAGATATGTAGGGGCAGTTTGGGGTAAGGGGCTAATCTTGGGGCCACGCCCCTGGGCCTCTGGTCCACCCATCTCACGTGGTCTGCCCCTACAGGTCCAGGAAACTTTATAGGTGTGAAAACGGAGATTCTGAGCTCTCCCTGTCTTCACACATGCTGTGCCCGATGCCTGGGCGGCCTTTTCTCGAGGCACTAGTGAACTTATGGGCATCTTTCTCTTCGCTACCCACTCTGTGCTAGGCGCTGTACTGTGTACTTTACACACACTTTGTCGTAATTTACTTAAGAGTCTCCATGAGGTAGGTGGTGTCTCACCCATTTTGCTCTGAGAGACTCAGCAATCCATCCAAGACTATATACAGCGAATAATCCGCCCTCAGAATCTGGTTCTTTGTGAAATCCTTACAGTTAAGAGTTGACGGCTTGATACACACCTCTTTTTTATGACATTGATCAATAATTGTTTGTCCTTGGTGTCTCTTCCTTTGTCTGGAGACATGTTTTTTAGGATGAAAACCAGTTCTTATACACCTTGATAATCCccttagtacagtgcctggcactgaaAGATGAAACCTTTGGATGAATGAGTAACTTGACCCCAAATCAGGTTGTTTCTTAATTACCTCAGCAGGCCTAGAACCTAGATAGTATTTGGTGCCAGAGGATCTTTGAATCTTTTCTGGGGATTCTATCTGCTTGCTGtagtttttctctccttcttgcaTATTTGATTCTGATTAGGCCTGCACTTTTGTGAGAGCAGAGGAGAAGCCAGTGGATGCAGATTGGGTTAGATTTGAGTATTCCGTTGCATACAGTCCCTCAAAGTGAGTTTGCAGggtctgccctgggccaggcaaTTACCTCTGCCACTCTTTCCCTGTTCCCCTCCAGTGTCTCGACTGCACTGTGAGAGCGAATCTTTCAAGATGGACCTCATCTTAGATGTAAACATTCAGATTTACCCCGTAGACTTGGGTAAGTATTGAACACAGACAATAGCGAGAGGCTTTTTACTGTTTCAGCTGTTCTTTACTCTCTGATATTGCCGTGATTTTCAGGTGACAAGTTCCGGTTGGTCATAGCCAGTACCTTGTATGAAGATGGTACTCTGGATGATGGTGAATATAACCCCACAGATGATAGGCCTTCCAGGTGAGGGAGTGGAGAAGGGAGTACTTGAAGTTTGCCTGAGGACTAAGTAGATAAGTGGTATAGAAAGACCCTTACTTTTTGTTTACTCTACTAATTTGTAGAATAAATGATTATTAGTAGAATCTATGTAACCTTAAGGAAATTGCTGCACCTAAGAATCCAGATATCCAGGTGTTTATCCAGAGCAGTGATTACATGTGTGTAAGTtgtagctttttatttatttattttttgaaaactttttttaaggggtggggggtggtaacaaggtttatttatttttttaatggagtactggggattgagcccaggacctcgtgcatactaagcacatgctctaccactgagctatacgctccccccTGAGTTGTAGCTTTTTGATAGTTAAGGAAATGACCACTGAATGACCTATGTTTGTTGTTTGGGAGGGAGTTTGGTGTGTTGGAAAGGCTTTGGAGCCCCACTCAGTTCATATCTTGGCTGTACCACTTACTTGTTGAATAACTTtaacctttttgaattagtttcctcatcagtagaaTACAGATGGTCATACCTAgctcacagggttgctgtgaggagtgAATGACATCATTTGGAAAGTGCCTGTTGTTATGATGTTGGCACTTACCTACCAGTTACCATTTTAAAGGACCTCTTTTTGTTAACTGCTTTTGAGAATAACTGCCACTATTGTTTCACAGGGCTGACCAGTTTGAGTACGTAATGTATGGGAAAGTGTATAGGATTGAGGGAGATGAAACTTCTACCGAAGCAGCAACACGCCTGTAAGTTCCATGGTCTTGTGAGaaccctttcccccttctcttttgTGAGAATTTGGACTGAGCTCTAAAAATATGGGCCTTGCTCAGGCTTCCTGTATTGGGTCTCTCTCTACCCAAGCATCTCAGACCTAGGCAGGACCCAGAAAGAAACTGTTTTGGGAACAGTTTCCAGTCTGAAGTGTAGGCTCCTCACTTTGTCGTCTGTCAGAACTGAAACGTCTTGCTGTGTGAAATGCAAAGGAAAGTTACTTCTCCAAGAACTAAATGCAGCGTAAGTGATTAAACTGctaggcttttttgtttttgtgtgtgtgagtgtgtgagtgtgtgtgtgtgtgtgtgtgtgtgtgtgtgtgtgtgtgtgttttgctacTCTGCAATCCAATCCCCAGTTCTTTGGTTTCCCTGctcaactatttttttcttttctttaaaatcttaTTAAAACAATATGTGCCCTTTGTAAGAAATTTGAAAAGCAGAGAAGTAacttgaagaaggaaaaaagtcacCTATAATTCTATACCCAGAGGGAATCTTTCACATAAACATTCTTGAATGTTctaggatttttttcctgtgtactTTTTTTCTGTTAGATCATGTTGTTTATTACaatgttttgttctgttctttttGCTTAATGTTATGTAAAACGTGTTTCCTCAAGTCAGTTTAAAGCTTTTCCTAAACATTTTGATAGCTGTGTAACATTCCAGGAAATGGACATATTGTAATTGATTTGACCATGTCCCTTATTCTGGGCATGGAGTATTTTCCACCTTTGCTGATATAAAGAACACTGCCTTGCACATGTCTGTGCATTCATCTTTGTCTGAATTTTGCTTCTTGATGACAAAACTTTATGAGGGTGCCTCTTTTTCTTAGGCTAAGGTGGAGAACTGTTGAGTAGAGTAGCAATTGCTCTGGACCTCAGACTCATGGGACTGGGTGTTCTGTTTCAG
This portion of the Vicugna pacos chromosome 1, VicPac4, whole genome shotgun sequence genome encodes:
- the POLR2H gene encoding DNA-directed RNA polymerases I, II, and III subunit RPABC3, coding for MAGILFEDIFDVKDIDPEGKKFDRVSRLHCESESFKMDLILDVNIQIYPVDLGDKFRLVIASTLYEDGTLDDGEYNPTDDRPSRADQFEYVMYGKVYRIEGDETSTEAATRLSAYVSYGGLLMRLQGDANNLHGFEVDSRVYLLMKKLAF